A region from the Solibacillus sp. FSL H8-0523 genome encodes:
- the obgE gene encoding GTPase ObgE, protein MFVDHVKVYVRGGDGGDGMVAFRREKYVPNGGPAGGDGARGGNVVFEVEEGLRTLMDFRYKRHFKAERGEHGMSKGMHGRRAEDLIVKVPPGTVVMNAETKTVIADLVEHGQQAVIAKAGRGGRGNCRFATPSNPAPELAEKGEPGEELEVILELKVLADVGLVGFPSVGKSTLLSVVSSAKPKIGAYHFTTIVPNLGMVETEDNRSFAMADLPGLIEGAHQGVGLGMQFLRHIERTRVIVHVIDMSGIEGREPYDDYVTINNELEQYNLRLLERPQIIVANKMDMPDAEENLEVFKKKVGDKVKIFPVSAVSRQGLKPVVFEIADLLEVTPEFLLHDVIDEESDAVVLYKHESKGGDFEVTRDDDGAYVLSGYTIERLFKMTDFSREDGIRRFARQLRAMGVDEALRKRGAENGDTVRLMEFEFDFVD, encoded by the coding sequence ATGTTTGTCGATCACGTAAAGGTTTATGTTAGAGGTGGAGACGGTGGAGATGGTATGGTAGCCTTCCGTCGTGAAAAGTATGTACCAAATGGTGGTCCAGCAGGTGGAGATGGTGCACGTGGTGGTAACGTTGTTTTTGAAGTAGAAGAAGGTTTACGTACGTTAATGGATTTCCGTTACAAACGTCACTTTAAAGCGGAACGCGGAGAGCACGGAATGAGTAAAGGGATGCACGGTCGTCGTGCGGAAGATTTAATCGTAAAAGTGCCACCAGGAACAGTTGTGATGAATGCAGAAACAAAAACTGTTATCGCAGATTTAGTAGAGCATGGTCAACAAGCCGTTATTGCAAAAGCGGGTCGTGGTGGACGTGGTAACTGTCGTTTTGCGACACCATCAAACCCAGCTCCAGAGCTTGCGGAAAAAGGTGAACCAGGCGAAGAGTTAGAAGTTATTTTAGAATTAAAAGTATTAGCTGACGTTGGTTTAGTAGGTTTCCCTTCAGTAGGAAAATCAACATTACTATCTGTTGTATCATCAGCGAAGCCAAAAATTGGTGCTTATCACTTCACAACAATCGTACCGAACTTAGGTATGGTTGAAACAGAAGATAACCGTTCATTCGCTATGGCCGATTTACCAGGCTTAATCGAAGGCGCACACCAAGGTGTTGGTTTAGGGATGCAGTTCTTACGCCATATCGAGCGTACACGTGTAATCGTGCACGTAATTGATATGAGTGGTATTGAAGGACGCGAGCCTTACGATGACTATGTAACAATTAACAACGAGCTTGAACAATATAATTTACGCCTTCTGGAGCGTCCGCAAATCATTGTTGCAAACAAGATGGATATGCCGGATGCAGAAGAAAACTTAGAAGTCTTCAAAAAGAAAGTGGGAGACAAAGTGAAAATCTTCCCAGTTTCAGCAGTTTCTCGTCAAGGGTTAAAACCAGTAGTATTCGAAATTGCAGACTTACTAGAAGTAACACCAGAATTCTTATTACATGATGTAATCGATGAAGAGTCAGATGCAGTTGTACTTTACAAGCACGAATCAAAAGGCGGGGACTTCGAAGTGACTCGTGATGATGATGGTGCATACGTACTTTCTGGTTACACAATTGAACGTCTATTCAAAATGACAGACTTCAGCCGTGAAGACGGTATTCGCCGCTTTGCTCGTCAATTACGTGCAATGGGTGTAGATGAAGCACTTCGTAAACGTGGCGCTGAAAACGGCGACACAGTTCGTTTAATGGAATTCGAATTTGACTTTGTTGACTAA
- the pheA gene encoding prephenate dehydratase, giving the protein MSQQQWEKRIAYLGPEASFTYLATKGLFPHDWHIPYKSIPECIEAVAEGKVELAVVPVENALEGSVPLTVDYLYHEADLFVTAEVMSKIQQHLLVNKKFAGKLDEIEEVYSHPHALAQCHKYLFYHLANVKQTPYSSTAAAAEMVSQTEDRCIAAVANASAAEKYGLHIAETNIHDFHFNHTRFFVLSKKNTRHGLVPLQAQPKTTFMLTLPTDVSGALHQVLSVFAWRKINLSKIESRPLKTGLGNYFFIIDILADENEAMMKGAVEELEALGCTVKSLGTYFTYVTPE; this is encoded by the coding sequence ATGTCACAACAACAATGGGAAAAACGAATTGCTTATTTAGGTCCGGAGGCGTCATTTACATACTTAGCTACAAAGGGACTGTTTCCACACGATTGGCATATCCCGTATAAATCGATTCCAGAATGTATAGAAGCGGTAGCAGAGGGTAAAGTCGAGTTAGCAGTAGTTCCAGTCGAAAATGCGCTGGAAGGCTCGGTGCCATTAACGGTTGATTATTTATACCATGAGGCAGACCTTTTCGTCACAGCAGAAGTGATGTCAAAGATTCAGCAGCATTTACTGGTGAATAAAAAGTTTGCGGGTAAATTAGATGAAATAGAAGAAGTGTATTCGCATCCACATGCGTTAGCGCAATGTCATAAATATTTGTTTTATCATTTGGCGAATGTAAAGCAAACACCGTATTCTTCAACAGCAGCAGCTGCAGAAATGGTTTCACAAACAGAGGATCGTTGTATTGCGGCAGTTGCGAATGCTTCGGCAGCAGAAAAATACGGCTTACATATTGCAGAAACGAATATTCATGATTTCCATTTTAACCACACACGATTTTTCGTGCTGTCAAAGAAAAACACGCGTCACGGCTTAGTGCCACTGCAAGCACAGCCGAAGACAACGTTCATGCTAACGCTACCAACGGACGTATCGGGGGCGTTACATCAAGTATTATCGGTATTTGCGTGGCGTAAAATTAACTTAAGTAAAATTGAATCACGTCCACTGAAAACAGGACTCGGGAATTATTTCTTCATTATTGATATACTTGCAGATGAGAACGAAGCGATGATGAAAGGTGCGGTAGAGGAGCTAGAAGCGCTCGGCTGCACGGTTAAGTCGCTCGGCACGTATTTTACGTATGTAACACCAGAATGA
- a CDS encoding ACT domain-containing protein, which translates to MKNVANQRYYLVREDVLTDAMQKTLEAKQLLQNGTVASIWDAVKQVDLSRSAFYKYRDAVFPFHSIVQERILTVFIQLQDRKGTLAKLLETVSDAHCNVLTIHQTIPIQGRANVTLSLDVTSMVNELDELIRSLNQLDFVESAEVISSGAL; encoded by the coding sequence ATGAAAAACGTAGCGAATCAACGATATTATTTAGTGCGTGAAGACGTTTTAACCGATGCGATGCAAAAAACATTAGAAGCGAAACAGCTCCTCCAAAATGGAACCGTCGCTTCGATATGGGATGCGGTAAAGCAAGTTGACCTGTCACGCAGTGCATTTTATAAATATCGTGATGCAGTTTTTCCTTTCCATTCAATTGTGCAAGAGCGCATTTTAACGGTGTTTATTCAATTACAAGACCGTAAAGGCACTTTAGCAAAATTACTTGAAACGGTATCCGATGCACATTGTAATGTGTTGACGATTCACCAAACGATTCCGATTCAAGGCCGTGCAAACGTTACACTCTCTTTAGATGTAACGAGCATGGTTAATGAGTTAGATGAGCTCATTCGCAGCTTAAATCAGCTAGACTTTGTCGAATCAGCTGAAGTCATTAGCTCAGGTGCGTTATAA
- a CDS encoding thiol-disulfide oxidoreductase DCC family protein has protein sequence MRRIVLFDGECNFCDASVQFIIKRDKKAIFQFASLQSEVGQALIEKLAVPYTLDSIVLIEGERYYMKSTAALKIARWLDGLWKLGYAAIVLPKPLRDAVYNYIAKNRYKWFGKKEACMLPTAEQRNRFL, from the coding sequence GTGAGACGCATTGTATTGTTTGACGGAGAATGTAATTTTTGTGATGCTAGTGTGCAGTTTATTATCAAACGAGATAAGAAGGCTATATTTCAATTTGCATCGCTTCAAAGTGAAGTAGGGCAAGCGTTGATAGAAAAGCTTGCTGTACCCTATACTCTTGACAGCATCGTGCTCATTGAAGGGGAACGCTATTATATGAAGTCTACAGCGGCGTTAAAAATTGCACGCTGGCTTGATGGTTTGTGGAAGCTAGGCTATGCGGCCATTGTGCTGCCAAAACCATTGCGTGATGCAGTATACAACTATATCGCGAAAAACCGTTACAAGTGGTTTGGCAAAAAAGAGGCATGTATGTTGCCGACAGCAGAACAGCGTAATCGATTCTTATAA